In Campylobacter porcelli, the sequence ATGGCTCTTGTAGATGTTTGCGGAAAGCTCATTGATACCACTCTTAAATTTGTTGGCAAACCCGCTTTAGACTTTGCTCAAATAGAGTTAGAAAAGCAAATAGCTAGACAAAAAGAGGAGCAAAAAAAGCTTTTAAGCATAGAATATACCAAAGAAGAGCTTAGTATCAATGCTACAAATAGTAACACAGATACCAGCTCTACAGATACACAATCTACCCAAACTAGCCAATCTGCTGTAGATAGTAGTAGTTTTGATGGAATTGATATAAGCTACTCAAGAACATATCTAAAGCTTGATATATATGTTTAAGTCCCTATTTAAGGGGCTTATATAAATTTATAATTTTAATAAATGTAACATAATCACAGATATAATTTTAAAATTTAGCTATAATTATAAAAATTTAAGGAGAAAATATGTGTAAATTTGAGAGAATTTTAAGAGTTATAGTAGGCATTTTGATAATAGCTGGAGTATGGTATTTCTATGCTAGTTGGTGGGCTTTGCTCGGTCTTGTGCCGCTTATAACTGGATTAGTAGGCTTTTGTCCTATATATAGGATATTAGGCAAACAAAGCTGCCCATTTAAGAAAAATAATCAATAAATTTAAGATGGGCTAAGCTTCTAGATTTAGCCCATCTTTAGTCAAAAAATAGACCTTAT encodes:
- a CDS encoding YgaP family membrane protein, producing the protein MCKFERILRVIVGILIIAGVWYFYASWWALLGLVPLITGLVGFCPIYRILGKQSCPFKKNNQ